TTCCCGCAGTGACTATTATCCAGCCGTCAGGCACTCTGTGTCTGCCGAACACCTTGTATTGCAGGAACTGGAGCATAATCGGGGCGAGCGTTTCTGATACGCAATTTATCTCATCAAGGAACAGTATTCCCTCTTTTACACCCGTATTTTCCATAAGGTCATACACTGCCGAGATGATTTCCGACATAGTGTACTCCGACACATCATATTCCTTACCGCCGTAATTCTTGTGTACAATGAACGGCAGTCCGAGTGCGGATTGCCTTGTGTGGTGCGTCATGGAGTACGACAGCAGACCTACTCCCATTTCCGACGCTACCTGTTCCATTATCGCAGTCTTGCCTATTCCGGGAGGTCCCATCAGAAATACAGGGCGCTGTTTTTCAACAGGAATCGCATAGCCGCCCGTTTCGTCCTTTGTGAAATATGCCGTCATGGCATTCTTTATCTGTTCTTTTGCTTCTTTTATATTCATACTCTGCTCCTTTAGATCTCATCCGACGGAAGAACAAGCTTTATCGCCCACGGCGGAACATCGGGATTATTGTACTCATCGTCTATGAATACAAATGCCGTTTCATACGGCGGTTTTTTTGCGGGAAAATCCCCGTATCCGTCTGTAAGATATATAAGCCCCTTGAGATTTGTAAACTCTTTGCTTTGTATCAGCTTATCAACATAAGCGAATACCGGGCGGAAATCCGTACCGCCGAATCCGTGCAATTTCATTGCAGCAAGATAATCGTCAAACTCTTCCTGCGAGGTTATCTTTCTGTCCTCCTGTATATCCGTGTCGCACTGGATAATATGAAGATTTATCTTTGTGAAAAAGCTTTCCTCGTTTTTGAGGATATTGTACGTCTTCTGAATGAATTTCTGTACAAGCTCGCCTGATACCGAGCCCGATGTATCGATCGCTATAACAAATTCCTTTATTCGCTTTACTTCCTTGTATTCAAGCGGTTCTATAAGCGGCATACGCTCATATAATTTCAGTCCGTAGGTGTAGAAGATATAATCAAACTCATCATCGTTTACACGCATTGCTTCTCCCATTACAGAGAATTTTTTCAGAAATTGCGTATAGTCGTATTTCTCACGGTTGACGGCGTTCAGATTCTGAATGAAGCTGCCCCTTGTATCGCCTTTTTCTTTTGAAAACGCTTCTATTTCGATCTGCATTTTCTCCGAAATTTCTTTCCAGTCCTTTTCAAGCTGTGAGGCGGTTTCAGCTGACATCTGCATATCATTTCCCGTTCCGTCTTCATTTCCGGGATTTTCTGCGTTACCGTTTCTGTTGCTGCCATTGCTGTTATCCGTATCATTACCCGACTGTCCGTTATCAGAATTCATGTCATTACTGTTCCGGCTGTTGCCGTCCTTGCTGTCCGGATTGCTTTTGATCTGCGTTGAAGCTTCTGTTTCAGGCGGCTTTGCATACCAGATTCTGTGGTCATCTTCCGCAAACAGCTCCGACCAGGCATAGACCTGCAAATCGTCAACATTCCTCAGAAGATAGTCATATATCTTCTCTGCGGTGACAAACCGGCAATCCGTTTTGATTTTGTCGATAATACTACCCTGTCTGACTTGTCGGGGCGAAGAAAGCGCCTTTATATCGAGTTCATTCATGATATTCTCAGCGGAGATATCGCACGCCAGATTCCACCTGAGCGTGTCTACAAGCGTACCGACAATATTGTGGCGGAACACGCAATGAAGCATCATGTGAAGATATGCACGTGTCAGATTATATCCGGATTTATAGCTTTTCAGCACATAGCTTTCGTCATAGAAAATGTATCTGCCGTCAGTGGCAACAGTTTCGGTGATGATCGAGGTTTTGAGCGGCAGCTTATTAATTGCGTTGTCAAGAAATCTGAGATTTACGGCAAGCGTATTGCGGGACAGCATAAGTATGTCGGTTGCAAGCGCCGAAAGCTTCTCGGCACGTTCCTTTGCCTTTTCGTATTCCTTATCCGTAAAATCACTTCCTTTGTCGATTCAATAAGTTATCCCGTTGTACCAATCGGTTATTTCATTGCCTGTCTGAGATGAGTAAATATGTATTTTTTCGCAACCGTAAAAAATTCTCCGTGAAATAATGTATTTTCACTTAGCGTCACCTTTTCAAGGGAAGTACAATTCGCAAATGCGTGTTGCTCTATAGCTCGCACCGTATCGGGAATAGTCAGCTTCTTCAGCAAGGTACATCCCCCAAAAGCGGCACCGTGTATATAAAATCACATATAAGGCTTATAGTTCCAGTGATGACAGCGGGTCGCAAAAATTGTCGTGTTCCGGACTGTTTGCAACCGTCAGAAGAAATGCGGCGGCAGAGGTATTACCCTGCTCGTCTGCAAATTCAATAAGCCCTGTTACATTCCCGGCGGTGATCAAGCCGTTTTTCTTGCATATTCCGAGTAGCTCGGCACTGTCCTGCGTAATACAGTAACGTACGGCGTTTTCCGCATTATTATGCAGAAAATCAAGGTAATGCTCCTCTGCTGCGGCGCTGAGATTCACTCTGTACATAAGACGTGAAAACGCTATCGCATATTGAAGATTTTCGTCCTGCAAAGCGGGGAAATAATTATCCTGCGCTGTAAAGTCAAAACCGCCTTTGTCCCAGATATTACGCAATATAAAATTGTACGCCGATGATCCGTCGGTCGCCGTAACTGCTTTATAAAGCGGTTTCCCGCTGATTGTGCTTCTGACAGTAACGCTTACACAATCGGAAAATGCGTCGCCGCCGACTGAAGCTATGCCGTCCGGGATCTCAAGTTCATGCAGGTTTTCGCACATAAAGAATGCCTTTTCTCCTATACTTTCCAACCTGTCGGGAATATTTACCGATTTCAGGTTGTGGCAGTTCAGAAATGCCATATTTCCTATTTTAATCAAACTGTCGGGAAGAGTGATACAAGCAAGGCTTGTACACTCTTTGAATGCTCGCTCATCAATCTCTGTGACTGTATCGGGCAGAGATACCGATATCAACGACAGGCAACTGCCGAAAAGATTATATCCTATCTTAGTAACGCCTGCGGGAATGTCAATACTTTCAAGGCTTGTGCACCCCCAGAATGCAGAATTCCCGATTTCCGTAAGTTTGTTATCAAGATATATTGTATTGAGTGCACTGCACTGGGCGAAAGCACAGCTTCCGAGCCGTTCAACACTGCCCGGCAACGTGACAGAAGTCAGCGATGAACAGCCGTAGAATGCGCCGTCGTTTATGACTTTCAGACTTTCCGGGAGCGTAACGGCAATAACGCTCTGTAAGCCGCAGAGGGCGTCCTTGCCTATGGTCGTTACACCGTCAGGCACGGTAATGACAGTTTCGTCCTCTTTTAGCAGACATTTTTTCAGTACAGCATCCTTTATATCAAATTGTGCCAAAGCAATTACCTCTTCCTGTTTCTGTAGTATAAGAGAGTTCATTCTTCTTTGTTTACCGCAATAATTCTATATGTCGATATCATTATCGTCAACAAACGGAATTCTGACTTTTTTGCTGTGACGTTATTTATTTTACGGGTATTTTTTCAAACACGGTATTCCCTCCGATATTTAGAAAATTCATCATGAGCAAGGTTTATGCGTTTTATATCTTTATGGTTTAAGTATATCACAACGCAGCTGAATATTCAATGTTTAATCAATGTCCGTAACAACAGAAAAACCGCACCGATATAAATGTGCGGTCTTTCTTGAACTTATCAAAGATTGTCGACTGCCGAACGTTCAACCGCAAGGCATTTTGTATAGCTTTCTATAAATTTGTCAAAGCCGTTGACATCTTCGGGGTCGGATGCTTTCCGAGCAAGCCGTAAGTGCTGATTGCTTCCTCGCACTGAATGTATCTTGCGTATGCCTGCGCATAGGCTTCGATGAGCCGCTTGTTTACAAGGTTCTCACAATTACGTTGTTTAAGCCACAACCAGGTTTCACGGTAAATATCGTCAGCGCCGAGCGGAACTCCGTTCTTCTGCCGAGCCGACAGATAGTCGCCGGGCTTCGCCCTCCGCTTCAACAGCAGTTCCTATTGACAACTCAATTGATTTGTGTTACTATGAATAAGCTTTGGACTCATCAAAATGTTACCTGAGCTTACTGATTTCACTTAATGCACGTTTGTGGTTTACACAGATTTTAGGGTAGAGCCAGTGCATTCATTTCTCAATGCTCCGCTCTTCCCCTTTTGCTTTGACTATTACAGCTGAATATGCTAAAACGAACACAGCATATCACTTAATTTACGGCAGATATGTCTGATTGAGAAATGGCTGTTTATCAATCAAGCGCCAAAGAGTCAGCAAAATAGCATACATAATCATTTTTATTGCAGTAATCCATGACCTTTTTCCTCAGTTTATCGTTTGCGCCATATTCAATAAGCAAAACATCCATACCGTTTTGTTTGCAGACATTAAGATATTCAATAAAATACTCTCTATTCTCCCAATTATTTTCGCCAAAGGATTTATCATCGAAATTTATTGATGTAAATACGGTTTCCTGATTAACCGCTTTTATGCAAGTTGGGATAGAGCGATTATTTATTACTTCACTTATAAACACATCGCCACCATTCACAATTACCTTTATTCCTTTTTCAGTAAAAGCGTTGAAAATATCTAGTAATGCATTGTATATTTTCTGCTCGTGAAATGCATAGTAAACATCGGTATTATCCACAAATAGTCCTGAAACTCCCTTATCCATCAGTTCATCCGCTGCTTCAACGATGTGTGTCTGCCATTTTTCTGATGATACATCTATCCACTTTTCATTATCCCAATCCTTGTATTCGCCTATGGTAAAAGGCAAAAATTCTTCGTAATAGCTGCGAAAGTCTTCTACTGAACCAATATTAAGATAGGAATATATCTCGTTGTTTCCGTTTTGGTGTATTACATCAATGTCCTCAGCTGTCAATAATTCTGCATCAATAACAAGAACGTCATAGTTGTTTATCGACAGCAGTTTTTCCTTTTCTGCTCCGATAAAAACACCATACGGATGTCTTACATCAGTCAACTTTTCCGTTGTCTTTACCGTACAGGCTGTAAAAAAAATCACCACAGAAATCAGAACAAGTATTTTAGTCATTTCTTTTTTGCTCCTAAAAAAGAATGTGCCATCTCCAAATTTATAAGGCAGATTTACACCCATTTTCCTCATTATATCACAGCCCAACTTAAAATTTCAATACCAACATACCAGAGCGTATCTGAAAACTCAAAAGAGTTGTATCATTTAGACAAAAGCCAAATCGAAAACAAGAAACGATGAAGCAAGCTTATCATAACGAGTAGCAACTCTGCGAAAAGCTTTGCGCCCATTTGCACTTCTCCTTTGGTTTTTCTTTTATTATACCATTAAAGTGCTTTTTGTGCAGCTTTTTCTTTTCAGATACGATCTAGTACGCAATCCTAAATTTGCGTCAATGATGCAGGACAAGATCAATATGCAGGTCGATACGTCCGCTATTGAGCAGGAGCTTTGTATGTAAAGAGGCAAAGGGCAAACTTCCAAGACAGGATATTGTTCTTACACCGAAAACTGAAAATAGATTATTCTTTGTGGATGAAAGATATGAGCAGGGATTTCCGCCAGATGAGAATGAATCGTTCTACATCGGAAAGTCGATAGCCGGATTGAAGTTGAATCAGTCGGCACAGAATCCGATTACATATCTGTATCTACCGGAGAAAGATAAAATTCATATTTAATGAAATCGACAAATCGGTATTTGAGAAGGCAAGTGAATGGGATACCACGATGCAAGATACCATGGAGGAATATGAAATGTCGAAAGATGAGTATTTGATAACCGATAAGCCTCTCAAAGCGTTGACGGTTTTTGCAATGCCAATGATTCTTGGAAGTTTTTTTCAGCAAATATACAATATGGCCGACTCTATTATTGTCGGTCAGTTTGTTGGTTCTTCCACACTTGCAGCTGTCGGTGCATGTGCAGCATTGACCAATGTGTTCATTTGTGTGGCACTGGGAGCCGGTGTCGGAGCCGGTGTGCTTGTGAGCCGTTATTTCGGAGCCAGGGAGTATGGTAAAATGAAAACAATCGTGTCAACCTCCTTGATTAGCTTTTTGCTTCTAAGTATAGTCCTTGGTGTTTTTGGCTTTTTCTTCGCCAACTCGATGATGAGTGGACTGCAAACCCCTGCCGACATACTGGATGATGCAGTACTGTATCTGCGGGTCTATTTTGTGGGCTTTCCGTTTCTGTTTATGTATAACATTCTTTCTACCATGTTCACCTCAATCGGCGAATCCAAAATTCCGCTGGGACTGCTGATTTTTTCGTCCATCCTGAATATTTTAATGGATCTTTGGATGGTAGCCGGGCTAGGTCTCGGTGTGTTCGGTGCAGCTATTGCAACCCTGATTGCACAGGGAATTTCCGCAGTGTTTTCGTTTTTGATTTTCTTTGCACGGATGAAGCAATATAAAAGCCCCTTTAACAGGTTTGATCGGCAGGAGCTGTATTCCATGCTTCGCATTGCGGTGCCGTCGGTTTTACAGCAGTCCACAGTGTCCATCGGTATGATGATCGTGCAGGCAGTGGTAAATCCTTTCGGTACACAGGCACTCGCCGGGTATGCAGCAACGATGAGGGTGGAAAATGTTTTTTCATTGATCTTTGTATCCATCGGCAATGCGGTTTCGCCGTATGTTTCCCAGAATCTTGGTGCAAAGAAAATCGATCGAATCAAAAAAGGCTACCATGCTGCACTGGTGCTGAATCTGTGCTTTGCGGTCATTGCGTTTGTGACCATTGAAGCGCTGCATACGCAGATCTCCTCACTGTTCTTAGGAAAAGACGGAACGGCGTTTGCCTATCAGGTGTCCGGTGATTATATGAGGTGGCTTGGTTACTTTTTCATCTTCATGGGTATCAAGATGGCAACCGATGGAGTTCTTCGCGGTCTCGGAATTATGCGTCCGTTCCTCGTTGCAAACATAGTGAATCTTGCGATTCGTCTGTCCGTTGCCCTAATCTGTGCACCACGTTTCGGCATTGCCTTTGTCTGGCTTGCGGTACCGGTTGGCTGGCTTGCAAACTTTTTAATCTCCTATGTGGCTCTTAGGAGATCATGGCCGACTGATAAAATGGCATCCATTAGTTAACTTCCAGTTTGTAGGGATGACATGAAAAAAGAAGTTTAAGGAACAGAGCTTTACCCTGTTTGCCTATACAAATTATAGAGCAATTCAAGGTTCTCACAGCTCTAACCACAGGATTTTAAGTGAAAAGGTGCGTTCCACCATTTCCTTGTACAATAGGGGGTGGGTATGTTTTTGTTGGACAATCGTACCATGTGGAGTGCGTGGTTTCGATGTCAAGGAAATCAGAGTAAATTGGGGTATGCGGCTTAACGGTGCGGTTTGTGAGTGTTGGGCATAATGTGCCGAGTGATATGTTTCCGGGAACAATCGAAAATCGGCTCAAAATCGGGAGAAATGTTCATACATCGTCGGTATAACAGACGGCGAGAAATCAAGATTTAAGGAGGTATTTAATATGTTTAACTGGTTGAGATCAATAATGAACTCAGGCTCGGTGCCGGGTTATTTCTTACAAGCCGTACCAATAACCTGTGTTGTAGGAATCATATATGTGATCATTAGAGTAGCCATTATAAAAAGAAACCATCTTAAAGTTGAATGGTTGAAAGAAATAATTAGGCTGCTTTTCTCCTGTTATCTTACGGGATTAATCAGCCTTGTAGTGTTACCTGCAAACTTCTGGTTGAGCTTTTTTGACGGTATATTCTTAGGCTGGTGGGATGAGATGCTCCCGATTTTTAGCTTTGGCGAGTTCAATTTAGTACCATCATTCATAAAGGCATTATCGGGTGAGCTTACTATCGGCAGTTGGGTAAAAACAATGCTCATAGGGAACATTGCGATGTTTTTGCCAATGGGTTTCTTTCTTCCTTTTGTTACAGAAAAAATCAACAGAAAGAGTATTTTCATTGCGGCCACCACTGTTCCCTTTATTATAGAACTACTGCAGATGGTTTTTGGCAGGAGTTTTGACATCGACGATTTGATCTGTAATTTTATTGGCATAGCGGTAGGATTCTTCATTGGCTTTGCCATAAAAAACACCAAGCAGAAAAGCAAATTGAATGTGAACTGAGAATCAAGAGGTAACGTATGAAGCAAATCACGAATAAAGAATATGAAGAGTGGCAGAAATACAAACCGGAGATAGTTACTGTTCCAAAGGCAATTATATTTCGGTAAAAGGTAAAGGTAATACGAATGAAGAAGATGTAGCATATCAGCAGACTATAAGTGTTTTATATGCTGTTGCATATACTCAGACGCTAAAGAATGCGGCTCGTGAAAGGAGTTTACAATGATAATTTACTGTATGAGTGATATCCACGGTTGCCTTGCGGAATTTGAGGACGCACTTTCGCTTGTTCTTGATGATATAGAACAGGGCAAGGCGAAGCTCGTTCTTCTCGGCGATTATATTCACGGCGGTCCGGATAACCGTGGTGTTCTGGACAGGATAATGAGGCTCCGGGAACGTTTCGGTTCGGACAGAATTATTGCTCTGCTCGGCAACCACGATGAATGGGTAGTCAACGGATCGTCAACCATAAGCAACAATTCAGTATATGCCCGTATAGAAGAGTGGGAGGATGAGAGCGATGATGACGAGTATATCAATTGGCTTTCTTCCCTTCCGCTGTATTATGTGGAGGGAAACACGATTTTCGTTCACGCCGGTATTGATGAAGAAGCGGGTGATATGTGGGAATGGGAAACATCAGAAGATGTATTCACCTCAAAATATCCCGCTGAAACCGGCAAAATCGAGGGGCTTGATATGAAAGTAGTCGCAGGTCATGTCGGCACCGCCGAAATATCCGGCGACAGGTTCTTCCACGACATTTATTTCGATGGAGAATCTCACTATTACATAGACGGCACTGTTCTCGACAGCGGAGTTATTCCGATACTTATGGTAGATACGGAAAACGATAAGTATTATCAGGTGACAGACTCGGGAAAACGGCTGATTGAACCTTACTAAGAATAAGGCTTAAAAAACGGGCGAATAAAAGGGTGTGGGGCTGTGAAATAGAGATGTGGCTTGAAAATGATGTATCATACAGCACAGAAAGTCGGAATCCCGATTATGAAGACCCTTACCGGTTTGAATCGTCAATGGTTATTGAAGACGGTTTTATCTACTTCTATGATTGTGACGGTATCAGTCCCTCAAAGCTCAGCAACAAATATTGTTGGTTCAAAGCAAGAAAGGTCAAATACCACATTATTCCAGACTAAAATAAGCAAATCCCTCCGAACCCAAAAGTCCGGAGGGATTTTCACTGTAAGGTATATATTGATTTAACTTGCTGTCTTATGCGGTGGCTGTCTGACCGCCGTTCATATCGGGAGGATTGCCTCCGCCAAAGCCGCCATGATTATTACCGCCGGGACGGTTACCTCCGCCAAAGCCGCCATTTCCTCCGTGCTGACCTCCGCCGAAGCCGCCGCCCATTCCGCTGCCGTAGATGTAGCCGGACATGGTGATCTCCTGCGTGCTGTCGCCTACCGTAAGTGTGTATGTTCCGTCCGATGTGATGTCGGGAGTGCTTATTACAACTGTCCGGAACGATACAGTGGGTGTAAACTCTGCAATTACGTTTCCGCTTGAATCGGTGAGCTTTACAGCTGTTCCTGCACTTGCGTTACCTGTGCTTGCAAGTATCGAACCTTGCGTTGACTCCGAGCCGAAGTTCATAGCCATACCGCTTGAGCCTGCCATAATTACCGTACCGCCTGTTATCACAGCGTTATTTTCATAATCAAGCGAGCCGTTACCATTGCTTGTAGGACCGTATACATAAACCGTACCGCCCGATATTTCAATATCGCCGTTCGAGTCAAGTCCGTCGCCGCTTGCATTGACGTGTATTTCACCGCCTGTTATGGTGATTTTAGCTTCGCTGTCGGCTGAGAATGAGTCGGGGCCGAAGCCTCCGCCCACGCCCTGATTGTCGCCGCCTGCGGCATTGATTCCATCGTCCGATGACGTAAGTGTTACCTTGCCGCCGCTGACCGTTACCGTCTGACCTTCAAGACCTTCATAGCATTTTGCGATGTTTATCTCGCCGCCGCTGACAACCGTGTTGTTGCCGGAGTGAATGCCGTCGTCGCCCGTGCTTATGTCAAGCGTACCGCCCGATACCGTAACGTCTGCGTTGCTGTGGATCGCATCGTCAAGCGTATCAATATCAAACGTACCGCCCGATATTGTCAGCACACCGTCAGCCTTTATACCCTTATATGACTCGGTGCTGTCGCCTGTTGTCTTTTCGGACGAACCGCCTCCTGCCTTAAAGGTGAATGTTCCGTCCTTTATGTCAACAGTACCCGATGCATCAATGCAGTCATTGCCGCTTGTGATGTTCAGCGTACCGCCGGAAATATATACATATCCCTTTTCGGTATCGTCTGTGTTTTCGCTGTGTATTCCGTCCGTTCCGGATGTAACGGTAATAATACCGCCTGCGATTCTTACGCTGTCCTTGCCCGAAAGGCCCTGTGATGCGGAGGTGATATTATATGTTCCGCCCGTTATCTTGAGGTCGTCCTTTGTTACAATGCCGTGCTTGCTTTCGCACTTTACGTTCAGAGTACCGCTGCCGTTGAAGGTTATATCCGATTTTGAGAATATCGCACCGTCAACGTTTGTTTCATCATCTGATGAAGCAAATTTGCCCGTGCTTGAAAGCGTGTTCTCTGTTCCTTTTACCGTTGTTATAAATACCTTGTCGGCATTTATAATATAAAGCGCCGCACTTTCCTCTTTAGTGATGCTTGCGTTATCAAGCACAAGCTGTACCTTATCGCTGTCGCCGGCATTTACGATTATCTGACCCGTGAATGTTCCGCTGAGCTTATATGTTCCGGCTTTGGTTATTGTGACCGAGCCGTCTGCAACTGTTACAGAACTGTCTGAACAGCTTGCCGTACTGTCGCTGAGAGTTATATCTGTGCATTCCGAGTAATCGCCCGACAGATCACGGTCAGAGAACATATCGTCCGCTGTAAGCTGTTTATCGCTGTCAGAACCGCTGTCCGAAGTCTTACTGTCCGATACCGAACTTATATCTGTGGCTGAAGAAGCACTGTCAGAGCTGACGGTCGTACTGCTTTCAGCCTGTGATGCCTGCGAATCCGATGATGTGTTGTTATCGCACGATGTAAAGCATGAAACTATAAGCGCTGTAGCAATTGTTACAGCTAAGATTTTCTTTTTCATAAAATTACCGCCTTTCGTATCATAACGTTTTTCAGAGCTGTTCCCTGCCGTCTGTACTTTGTGAAGTTATGTTTATTTCAAGATTGCCGTTTCTGCATCTCAGCTCGTCTATCATCTGCTTTTCACAGCCTGCCTTGCCGAGCGTGATGTTATAGGTCAGCTTGTTGAGGCTGCCGAGATTCGTTGTTTTTACCTGAATCATTTTGTACTGCGATAAGTACTTTACAAATATATCGTCAAATATTCCCGCATATTCAAGGTCCTCCGGAACGGTTATATGCAGTACCCTGTCAAACTCGTTTTTCTTTGATTCTCCGAAGGGGGCAGCGGTAAGCACTATGTTTGCAACTCCCATTATCACCGCAAAGATAAGAGCGTACAGCGGATAGCCCATTCCGCACGCAAGTCCTACCGCCATTGCAAGAAATATTGAGCCTATTTCCTTTGCCGTACCCGGTACAGAACGGAATCTTACAAGAGAAAAGGTTCCCGCTACCGCAACGCCTGCGCCTATCGAACCGCTCACCATCATAATCACTATGCTGACTATCGCAGGAAGTGTGGCAAGAGTGATAACAAAGCTCTTTGTGTATTTGTTTTTGTACATATACATAAAAGCCATCGCTATTCCAAGTACCAGCGCCGAGCCTACGCCGATAAGAAAGCCGCCCAGTGTTATATCAGCCGTACTGCTGAAAATTCCTTGTATTACCGTATCAAACATTTACCGTTACCTCACTTTTTACTTTTTTCGTTCTTATGCCCATGCTTCGTCTGAGCATTGTCATATATGCCATTCCGTATTTTGAAAACGATGTCTGCTTTATACCGCCCTGTGCAAGAAGCTCTGCCAGCCATAAAGGCATCGAGCCTGCCGCTTTTATTTCCATCAGCGAATATCCTCTGTCAAGAATCTGCTCACCGTACGGCTCGACTTTAAGGTCAATATCTTCCGTTCTCCAACGTATGTTGCGGTCAAACGTAATTCTTAAATCCGAATCGTCCGCTCCGAAATATGCCGTTCTGTCGTAGCAAAGATAGACAGCAGGGAAAATGTCACCGTAAAAGTCAAGAAAATAGTTGATCTCCTTTGCTATCTGGCTGTTTTCGGGAAGTCTTTCGCCGTTTTCGAGAATCTCCTGCGCATCATCGCAGTTGAGCGATATACGGCGCTTGTAGACGATGCCCTTGTATTTTTTCTTTAACTCAAGAAAAACCTTTTCATCCTTTGACGCAGTACCGTAGCTGCGAAGCCTTAGCTTCTCCTTGTAAACGGGCTTTTCAAGCGATCTTCTTATAAGCCTGAAGTCAGGGGTATCATAGTAGATGTTGCATATCGTGCTTTCGCCGTGTTCGTCGGGAATCATATACCGTGCGAATTCGCTTTCGATAAACTCCCTTTGCCCAGCGCTCACAAGATATTTAAGCTCGTGACGTTTAAAAATGCTTTTATCCATTTATCTCATTCCTTTCGGTTTCTTTTGGGTGTTGTTCTTTGTCTGTGCTGTAATGATAACTCTTTTGCCTTAAAGAAACCTTAGAGAGTTTTACAAAAACTTTACAAAACGGTGAAAGTATTCTGAAATCGTCATTTTAATACGAAATTACGGCTGTGATATTATTGCGTATGTTTCAAGGCTCTTGATTTTTCGCTTGAATTATGAGATAATATAAAATAGGAAAGTTTATCCGAACCGCCGCAGACGGTTCGGAACGGGAAATAAAACGACAGATAAAGAAAAGAGAAATATGGCACAGTTTTTAAATTTCAAGGGAGATTATAATGGCCTCAGCGAAAAGAAAGCCTCTGATAATCTCAATATGTACGGAAATAATATTTTTACAGAAACCGAAGACAAGAGCTTCAAAGCGTATCACTACCTGCTTGACCCCACGGCAGTTCTGCTGTTGATCTCAGGCTTACTTCAGATATTTACATTGTCGCAGTATGTCACAGGCATAATGTGCATAATAATGGCGATAGCACAGACGGTTACGCTTTGTGTGATATGCCAGAAAAATAACGAAAATATCCGTAACCGTACCCTGTCCGCAAAGATGAAATACAGAGTGGTGCGTGACGGGATATTACAGCTTATTCCGGCGGCGGAGCTTGTTCCGGATGATATAATAATTGTTCAGGGAGGAGAAATAGTTCCTGCGGACGCACATATACTTGAGTATGTCGGACTTACAGTTGACGAGAGCAGATTTACAGGCGACAATACCCCTGTGCAAAAGCATGACGGTGCGGACCCGAAGGCGACCGGACTTAAGAAAAGCTGTATATATGCAGGTACAAGAGTGCTTAACGGCTCTGCTGTAGCGAGAGTAGTGGCAACGGGTGAAGATACATACAGAGCAAGACAAGGTGAAAAGCACGGAAAAGCGGCAGATCCGAATTTCTCACGCTATGAGAAAACCTGCGTCAAACTGAGGCTTCCGCTTGCGGTAGCGGCAATACTGCTTTGCGTTATCGGCACTCTGTCACAGATTTTAACAGGAAGAACAGACAATGTAACAGGCGTTATCGTCAGTGCTTGCGGTTGGCTTATATGTATGTTTATGCCGTTTGTAGAGCTGTATATAAGAATGTACAATATGAATTTTGTACGCCGTGCCGAGCTAAAGGGGGCTGTCATAAAAAATCTTAC
This window of the [Eubacterium] siraeum genome carries:
- a CDS encoding VanZ family protein gives rise to the protein MFNWLRSIMNSGSVPGYFLQAVPITCVVGIIYVIIRVAIIKRNHLKVEWLKEIIRLLFSCYLTGLISLVVLPANFWLSFFDGIFLGWWDEMLPIFSFGEFNLVPSFIKALSGELTIGSWVKTMLIGNIAMFLPMGFFLPFVTEKINRKSIFIAATTVPFIIELLQMVFGRSFDIDDLICNFIGIAVGFFIGFAIKNTKQKSKLNVN
- a CDS encoding metallophosphoesterase; the encoded protein is MIIYCMSDIHGCLAEFEDALSLVLDDIEQGKAKLVLLGDYIHGGPDNRGVLDRIMRLRERFGSDRIIALLGNHDEWVVNGSSTISNNSVYARIEEWEDESDDDEYINWLSSLPLYYVEGNTIFVHAGIDEEAGDMWEWETSEDVFTSKYPAETGKIEGLDMKVVAGHVGTAEISGDRFFHDIYFDGESHYYIDGTVLDSGVIPILMVDTENDKYYQVTDSGKRLIEPY
- a CDS encoding carbohydrate-binding domain-containing protein is translated as MKKKILAVTIATALIVSCFTSCDNNTSSDSQASQAESSTTVSSDSASSATDISSVSDSKTSDSGSDSDKQLTADDMFSDRDLSGDYSECTDITLSDSTASCSDSSVTVADGSVTITKAGTYKLSGTFTGQIIVNAGDSDKVQLVLDNASITKEESAALYIINADKVFITTVKGTENTLSSTGKFASSDDETNVDGAIFSKSDITFNGSGTLNVKCESKHGIVTKDDLKITGGTYNITSASQGLSGKDSVRIAGGIITVTSGTDGIHSENTDDTEKGYVYISGGTLNITSGNDCIDASGTVDIKDGTFTFKAGGGSSEKTTGDSTESYKGIKADGVLTISGGTFDIDTLDDAIHSNADVTVSGGTLDISTGDDGIHSGNNTVVSGGEINIAKCYEGLEGQTVTVSGGKVTLTSSDDGINAAGGDNQGVGGGFGPDSFSADSEAKITITGGEIHVNASGDGLDSNGDIEISGGTVYVYGPTSNGNGSLDYENNAVITGGTVIMAGSSGMAMNFGSESTQGSILASTGNASAGTAVKLTDSSGNVIAEFTPTVSFRTVVISTPDITSDGTYTLTVGDSTQEITMSGYIYGSGMGGGFGGGQHGGNGGFGGGNRPGGNNHGGFGGGNPPDMNGGQTATA
- a CDS encoding DUF4956 domain-containing protein produces the protein MFDTVIQGIFSSTADITLGGFLIGVGSALVLGIAMAFMYMYKNKYTKSFVITLATLPAIVSIVIMMVSGSIGAGVAVAGTFSLVRFRSVPGTAKEIGSIFLAMAVGLACGMGYPLYALIFAVIMGVANIVLTAAPFGESKKNEFDRVLHITVPEDLEYAGIFDDIFVKYLSQYKMIQVKTTNLGSLNKLTYNITLGKAGCEKQMIDELRCRNGNLEINITSQSTDGREQL
- a CDS encoding polyphosphate polymerase domain-containing protein; this translates as MDKSIFKRHELKYLVSAGQREFIESEFARYMIPDEHGESTICNIYYDTPDFRLIRRSLEKPVYKEKLRLRSYGTASKDEKVFLELKKKYKGIVYKRRISLNCDDAQEILENGERLPENSQIAKEINYFLDFYGDIFPAVYLCYDRTAYFGADDSDLRITFDRNIRWRTEDIDLKVEPYGEQILDRGYSLMEIKAAGSMPLWLAELLAQGGIKQTSFSKYGMAYMTMLRRSMGIRTKKVKSEVTVNV